One window of the Choloepus didactylus isolate mChoDid1 chromosome 23 unlocalized genomic scaffold, mChoDid1.pri SUPER_23_unloc1, whole genome shotgun sequence genome contains the following:
- the CLDN5 gene encoding claudin-5: MGSAALEILGLVLCLVGWVGLILACGLPMWQVTAFLDHNIVTAQTTWKGLWMSCVVQSTGHMQCKVYESVLALSPEVQAARALTVGAALLALIALFVTLAGAQCTTCVAPGPGKARVALAGGALYALCGLLALVPLCWFARIVVHDFYDPAVPPAQKFELGAALYIGWAAAALLLGGGGLVCCGAWLCAGRPDLGFPVKYSAPRRPAAGGDYDKKNYV; encoded by the coding sequence ATGGGGTCGGCGGCGCTGGAGATCCTGGGCCTGGTGCTGTGCCTGGTGGGCTGGGTGGGCCTGATCCTGGCGTGCGGGCTGCCCATGTGGCAGGTGACCGCCTTCCTGGACCACAACATCGTGACGGCGCAGACCACCTGGAAGGGGCTGTGGATGTCGTGCGTGGTGCAGAGCACGGGCCACATGCAGTGCAAGGTGTACGAGTCGGTGCTGGCGCTGAGCCCCGAGGTGCAGGCGGCGCGCGCGCTCACCGTGGGCGCCGCGCTGCTGGCGCTCATCGCGCTCTTCGTGACCCTGGCGGGCGCGCAGTGCACCACCTGCGTGGCGCCGGGCCCGGGCAAGGCGCGCGTGGCGCTGGCGGGCGGCGCGCTCTACGCGCTCTGCGGGCTGCTGGCGCTGGTGCCGCTCTGCTGGTTCGCGCGCATCGTGGTGCACGACTTCTACGACCCGGCCGTGCCCCCGGCGCAGAAGTTCGAGCTGGGCGCGGCGCTCTACATCGGCTGGGCCGCGGCGGCGCTGCTGCTGGGCGGCGGCGGCCTGGTGTGCTGCGGCGCCTGGCTCTGCGCCGGCCGCCCCGACCTCGGCTTCCCGGTCAAGTACTCGGCGCCGCGGCGGCCCGCGGCCGGCGGCGACTACGACAAGAAGAACTACGTCTGA